Proteins encoded in a region of the Nocardia asteroides genome:
- a CDS encoding MCE family protein produces the protein MRMLSVVRKLPRWALVVAGVVVAALVVAVAWNGITRIGTTKVTAYFPSTSGLYAGDDVRVLGVQVGRIDSIEPGPDRVKVTMTLDRGVDVPADPKAVIISPSLVSARFIQLAPAYTGGPKLTDGGVIPIEHTAVPVEWDDIKAELSKLATALGPVGDDKQGSFGRFVDTAAENLDGNGQRFRDTLRELSATLSTLSDGRTDLFGTVRNLQKFVEVLSASNEQIVQFGGRLASVSSVLAGVSADLGAGLDNLDTAIVDVRRFIDGSGAELTEGVQRLADATQVLVDKRPELERVLHSGPTALVNFYQIYKPAQGTLTGAIALNNPADPLGFLCGSVRALETNDSDRSADLCAQYLAPVINSLSMNYVPIMTNPASGVTAFPDQLVYTDPSLAGRVESQTPAQPQPAPVRVPDGIAGLAIPGLTGGVR, from the coding sequence ATGCGCATGCTGAGCGTCGTACGGAAACTGCCCCGATGGGCGCTGGTGGTGGCCGGGGTCGTGGTCGCCGCGCTGGTGGTCGCCGTCGCGTGGAACGGCATAACCCGGATCGGGACCACCAAGGTCACCGCCTACTTCCCGTCCACCTCCGGCCTGTACGCCGGTGACGACGTGCGGGTCCTCGGCGTCCAGGTCGGCCGGATCGACTCGATCGAACCCGGCCCCGACCGGGTGAAGGTGACCATGACCCTCGATCGCGGTGTCGATGTCCCCGCCGACCCCAAAGCGGTGATCATCTCGCCTTCGCTGGTGTCGGCGCGCTTCATCCAGCTCGCGCCCGCCTACACCGGCGGCCCGAAGCTGACCGACGGCGGCGTTATCCCGATCGAGCACACCGCGGTGCCGGTCGAGTGGGACGACATCAAGGCCGAGTTGTCCAAGCTCGCCACCGCTTTGGGGCCGGTCGGTGACGACAAGCAGGGTTCGTTCGGCCGGTTCGTCGACACCGCCGCCGAGAACCTCGACGGCAACGGACAGCGGTTCCGCGACACCCTACGAGAACTGTCGGCCACGCTGAGCACGCTCTCGGACGGTCGCACCGACCTGTTCGGCACCGTGCGCAACCTGCAGAAGTTCGTCGAGGTGCTGTCGGCGAGCAACGAGCAGATCGTGCAGTTCGGCGGGCGGCTGGCGTCGGTGTCCTCGGTGCTGGCCGGCGTCTCGGCCGATCTCGGCGCCGGGCTGGACAATCTGGACACGGCGATAGTCGACGTGCGCCGTTTCATCGACGGCAGCGGCGCCGAACTCACCGAGGGTGTGCAGCGGCTGGCCGACGCCACCCAGGTACTGGTCGACAAGCGGCCGGAACTGGAACGGGTCCTGCACTCCGGCCCGACCGCGCTGGTGAACTTCTACCAGATCTACAAGCCGGCCCAAGGCACCCTGACCGGCGCGATCGCGTTGAACAACCCCGCCGATCCGCTCGGCTTCCTCTGTGGTTCGGTCCGCGCGCTGGAGACCAACGACTCCGATCGCAGCGCCGACCTCTGCGCGCAGTACCTGGCGCCCGTGATCAACAGCCTGAGCATGAACTACGTGCCGATCATGACGAACCCGGCCAGCGGCGTCACCGCCTTCCCCGACCAACTGGTGTACACCGATCCCAGCCTGGCCGGGCGGGTCGAGAGCCAGACCCCGGCGCAGCCGCAGCCCGCTCCGGTGCGCGTGCCGGACGGCATCGCCGGGCTGGCGATCCCGGGGCTGACAGGAGGAGTGCGATGA
- a CDS encoding MCE family protein, whose amino-acid sequence MRRTAAVAVGLAVALGVCGCEWDGLNSLPMPGTEGTAPGSYQVRIQMPNVTTLTRNSPVRVHDVTVGTVSKIEVEDWHALVTVTLNPDVHLPANAVAKIGQTSLLGSNHLELSAPVDQPPEGRLRAGDVIPLARAGTFPTTEQVLSSLSVVLNGGGVAQLETITRELNSALTGREEAIRDLLPQLDALTTNLDRQTGDIIAAMSGLDRLGGQLAEQRDVVAAAIEQIHPALTVLADRRANITRALSALGELSDVVRRIVDASGNDLKANLRSLVPALKSLSDTGGNLTEALKILATFPFPMKNLDHAIKGDYLNLFMTVDITGRRLDSNFLTGTPLGGRFGGVEGALGSFAPGTAAQNGDPATGPLQAPPPAESQPAPTIPGLPPIPGLPAIPGLTVPLPGNSAPQGGPGQ is encoded by the coding sequence ATGCGCCGCACCGCCGCCGTCGCGGTGGGGCTGGCGGTGGCGCTCGGCGTCTGCGGCTGTGAGTGGGACGGCCTGAACTCGCTGCCAATGCCCGGCACCGAGGGCACCGCACCCGGCTCCTACCAGGTGCGCATCCAGATGCCGAACGTGACCACACTGACCAGGAACTCGCCGGTCCGGGTGCACGACGTGACGGTCGGCACCGTCTCGAAGATCGAGGTGGAGGACTGGCACGCGCTGGTCACCGTGACGCTCAACCCGGACGTGCACCTGCCCGCCAACGCGGTCGCGAAGATCGGTCAGACGAGTCTGCTGGGATCCAACCATCTCGAGCTCTCCGCCCCGGTCGATCAGCCGCCGGAAGGGCGGTTGCGGGCGGGCGACGTCATCCCGCTGGCGCGGGCCGGAACGTTCCCGACCACCGAGCAGGTGTTGTCCTCGCTGTCGGTGGTGCTCAACGGCGGTGGCGTCGCACAGCTGGAAACCATCACCCGGGAACTCAATTCCGCGCTCACCGGGCGGGAGGAGGCCATCCGGGACCTGCTGCCGCAGCTCGACGCGCTGACCACGAACCTGGATCGCCAGACCGGCGACATCATCGCCGCCATGAGCGGACTGGACCGGCTCGGTGGCCAGCTCGCCGAGCAGCGTGACGTGGTGGCGGCGGCCATCGAGCAGATCCATCCGGCGTTGACCGTGCTGGCCGACCGCAGGGCGAACATCACCAGGGCGCTCAGCGCGCTGGGCGAGCTGAGCGACGTAGTCCGGCGCATCGTCGACGCCAGCGGCAACGACCTGAAGGCCAATCTGCGCAGCCTCGTGCCTGCGCTGAAGTCGCTGTCGGATACGGGCGGCAACCTGACCGAGGCGCTGAAGATCCTGGCCACCTTCCCCTTCCCGATGAAGAATCTGGACCACGCGATCAAGGGCGATTACCTCAACCTGTTCATGACCGTGGACATCACCGGACGCCGCCTGGATTCGAACTTCCTGACCGGAACGCCGCTGGGCGGGCGGTTCGGCGGGGTGGAAGGCGCCCTCGGCAGCTTCGCGCCCGGCACGGCCGCGCAGAACGGCGACCCGGCCACCGGGCCGCTGCAGGCGCCGCCGCCCGCGGAGAGCCAGCCCGCTCCGACCATTCCTGGTCTGCCGCCGATACCCGGCCTGCCCGCCATTCCCGGGCTGACCGTGCCCTTGCCGGGCAACTCCGCGCCACAAGGGGGTCCGGGACAGTGA
- a CDS encoding MCE family protein: protein MKLTRFVRTQLIIFSVLTVIGLVIMGGTYVKLPAMFGIGRYEVTVQLAATGGLYPTANVAYRGTNVGVVKEVRLTPVGVDARLSIASDYKIPADVDAWVRSVSAVGEQYVDLVPAENRTGGNLRDGSVIPVERTKLPQDVGALLDQADRLLSSVADTRLRQVIDEAFLAFNGAGPDLQRFIDSASLLVQEAQANAEPTKQLLDQIGPLLDTQTRSDAAIRSWTADLATVTDQLRGHDPALRGVLREGPSGMQRVTDLFDDLRPTLPLLLSNLVSVGQVAVTYHAGLEQILVIYPPLVAALLTAVRGPLEYGALVDFMALVNDPPACTTGFLPPDQRRSPSELDTPDTPPGLYCKVPQDAPEAVRGIRNTPCVEVPGVRAPTPELCRTGYVPVGDNPPFGPPQPVAPAAAPAAEPDEPPVVAPASYGGDTPAAARAYDPATGAYIGTDGRTYRQGDIGPGGSGTVPSSWQAMLEEQQR from the coding sequence GTGAAGCTCACCCGGTTCGTCCGTACCCAGCTGATCATCTTCTCCGTGCTGACGGTGATCGGCCTGGTGATCATGGGCGGGACATACGTGAAGCTGCCCGCGATGTTCGGCATCGGGCGCTACGAGGTCACGGTGCAGCTGGCCGCGACGGGCGGTCTCTACCCGACGGCGAACGTCGCCTACCGCGGCACGAACGTCGGTGTGGTGAAAGAGGTCCGGCTCACGCCCGTAGGCGTCGACGCGCGACTGTCCATCGCCAGCGACTACAAGATCCCCGCCGACGTCGACGCGTGGGTGCGCAGCGTCTCCGCGGTCGGCGAGCAGTACGTGGACCTGGTGCCCGCCGAGAACCGCACGGGCGGAAACCTGCGCGACGGCAGCGTGATCCCGGTGGAGCGCACCAAGCTGCCGCAAGACGTCGGCGCGCTGCTCGACCAGGCCGACCGGTTGCTGTCGAGCGTCGCGGACACCCGGCTGCGGCAGGTCATCGACGAGGCGTTCCTGGCCTTCAACGGCGCCGGACCGGATCTGCAGCGGTTCATCGACTCCGCGTCGCTGCTGGTGCAGGAAGCGCAGGCCAACGCCGAACCGACGAAGCAGTTGCTCGACCAGATCGGGCCACTGCTGGACACCCAGACCCGCTCGGACGCGGCGATCCGTTCCTGGACCGCCGATCTGGCGACGGTCACCGATCAGCTGCGCGGCCACGATCCCGCGTTGCGCGGTGTGCTGCGCGAGGGCCCGTCCGGGATGCAGCGGGTGACCGACCTGTTCGACGATCTGCGTCCGACGCTGCCGCTGCTGCTGTCGAACCTGGTCAGCGTCGGCCAGGTCGCGGTCACTTATCACGCCGGCCTGGAGCAGATCCTGGTGATCTACCCGCCGCTGGTCGCCGCGCTGCTGACCGCGGTCCGCGGCCCGCTGGAATACGGCGCGCTGGTCGACTTCATGGCGTTGGTCAACGACCCGCCCGCGTGCACCACCGGCTTCCTCCCACCGGACCAGCGCCGCTCGCCGAGCGAGCTCGACACTCCCGACACCCCGCCCGGCCTGTACTGCAAGGTGCCGCAGGACGCGCCCGAGGCGGTGCGCGGCATCCGCAACACGCCGTGCGTGGAGGTGCCCGGTGTGCGCGCCCCGACGCCGGAACTGTGCCGGACCGGGTACGTTCCGGTGGGCGACAACCCGCCGTTCGGGCCGCCGCAGCCGGTCGCGCCCGCGGCAGCGCCGGCGGCGGAGCCCGACGAACCCCCGGTCGTGGCACCGGCGAGTTACGGCGGCGACACACCCGCCGCCGCCCGCGCGTACGACCCGGCCACCGGCGCGTACATCGGCACCGACGGGCGGACATACCGACAGGGCGATATCGGACCGGGCGGTTCGGGCACGGTACCGTCGAGCTGGCAGGCGATGCTCGAGGAGCAGCAACGATGA
- a CDS encoding h domain protein: protein MRARILLAVLGVVVAAAAVLGGVNGYRYWDDRQAEQSRKDAVATAGRTVEAMFTYTPQTVDTELRKSADNLTGDFREDYLTLIDKQIAPGAKEKQLTVTATTQAGGVISADRSHAQVLLFLNQVMTSKDTPQGTTTGSRVRVSLTKSDSRWLVEAVTPV, encoded by the coding sequence ATGCGAGCCAGGATCCTGCTCGCGGTGCTCGGGGTGGTGGTCGCGGCCGCCGCGGTGCTCGGCGGCGTGAACGGCTACCGCTACTGGGATGACCGGCAGGCCGAGCAGTCGCGCAAGGACGCGGTGGCGACGGCGGGGCGCACCGTCGAGGCCATGTTCACCTACACCCCGCAGACCGTGGACACCGAGCTGCGCAAGTCCGCCGACAATCTCACCGGCGACTTCCGCGAGGACTACCTGACGCTGATCGATAAGCAGATCGCGCCGGGCGCCAAGGAGAAGCAGCTCACCGTCACCGCGACCACGCAGGCGGGCGGCGTCATCTCCGCCGACCGCTCGCACGCGCAGGTTCTGCTGTTCCTCAACCAGGTCATGACCAGCAAGGACACCCCGCAGGGCACCACTACCGGCAGCCGCGTGCGCGTCAGTTTGACGAAATCCGACTCGCGCTGGCTGGTCGAGGCGGTCACCCCGGTCTGA